In one Halorubrum sp. CBA1229 genomic region, the following are encoded:
- the larC gene encoding nickel pincer cofactor biosynthesis protein LarC, with protein sequence MRTLAFDGRTGAAGDMVCAALIAAGADPDVLSVVEDALPVRYEVGETTKNGIRATTVDVLLDGADGGGATGNEDADDHGHSHDQEHDRGHSHEHGHSHNDGHDHSHDHDHSHDHESERAEGAGVHRSYPEVVALVESMELPDVVESLALDAFERLGRAEASVHGTDLDETHFHEVGADDAIADVVGAALLITDLDPQRVVTTPVAAGGGEVEMSHGVYPVPAPATTEIAAGADFSLVGGPVDRELLTPTGAAILAAIAEGVGRLPALDVDAAGYGAGKATFPDHPNVLRALVGESDERGEDAATEPAGDGLVRDEIAVLETNLDDAAPEVLGGLQETLASAGARDVTVVPTTMKKSRPGHLVKVICKPADAEAVAARLARETGTLGVRQSSASHRWIAGRAFETATLSIDGDDHEVTVKVASTAGGDVYDVSAEYDDAAAVAEAAGLPIRDVLRRAEARVREEIGE encoded by the coding sequence ATGCGAACGCTCGCCTTCGACGGCCGGACCGGCGCCGCCGGCGACATGGTCTGCGCCGCGCTGATCGCGGCCGGCGCCGACCCCGATGTCCTCTCGGTCGTGGAAGACGCGCTCCCCGTCCGATACGAGGTCGGAGAGACGACGAAGAACGGGATCCGGGCGACGACCGTGGACGTGCTCCTCGACGGAGCGGACGGCGGAGGGGCGACTGGGAACGAGGACGCGGACGACCACGGTCACAGCCACGATCAGGAGCACGACCGGGGTCACAGCCACGAGCACGGCCACAGCCACAACGACGGTCACGACCACAGCCACGACCACGACCACAGCCACGACCACGAATCGGAGCGCGCCGAGGGCGCCGGCGTCCACCGCAGCTACCCCGAGGTTGTCGCGCTCGTGGAGTCGATGGAGCTCCCCGACGTCGTCGAGTCGCTCGCGCTCGACGCCTTCGAGCGGCTCGGCCGCGCCGAGGCGTCGGTCCACGGCACCGACCTCGACGAGACGCACTTCCACGAGGTGGGCGCGGACGACGCGATCGCCGACGTGGTGGGAGCGGCGCTCCTGATAACTGATCTCGACCCCCAGCGAGTCGTGACGACTCCCGTCGCCGCGGGCGGCGGCGAGGTCGAGATGAGCCACGGCGTCTACCCGGTCCCCGCGCCGGCGACGACAGAGATCGCGGCCGGCGCCGACTTCTCGCTGGTCGGCGGCCCGGTCGATCGCGAGCTGCTTACGCCGACCGGGGCCGCGATCCTCGCCGCGATTGCCGAGGGCGTCGGCCGCCTGCCCGCCCTCGACGTCGACGCCGCGGGCTACGGCGCGGGGAAGGCCACCTTTCCCGATCACCCGAACGTGCTCCGCGCGCTCGTCGGCGAGAGCGACGAGCGCGGCGAGGACGCCGCGACCGAGCCGGCCGGCGACGGGCTCGTTCGCGACGAGATCGCGGTGTTGGAGACGAACCTCGACGACGCCGCTCCCGAGGTGCTCGGCGGGCTGCAGGAGACCCTCGCGAGCGCCGGTGCCCGCGACGTGACCGTCGTTCCGACGACGATGAAGAAGTCGCGGCCGGGGCACCTCGTGAAGGTGATCTGCAAGCCCGCGGACGCCGAGGCGGTCGCGGCGCGGCTCGCCCGCGAGACGGGCACCCTCGGCGTTCGACAGTCGAGCGCGAGCCACCGGTGGATCGCGGGGCGCGCCTTCGAGACGGCGACCCTCTCGATCGACGGCGACGACCACGAGGTGACGGTGAAGGTGGCCTCGACCGCCGGCGGCGACGTCTACGACGTGAGCGCCGAGTACGACGACGCGGCCGCGGTCGCCGAGGCCGCCGGACTGCCGATCCGGGACGTGCTCCGGCGCGCGGAGGCGCGGGTTCGCGAGGAGATCGGCGAGTAG
- the aspS gene encoding aspartate--tRNA(Asn) ligase, whose translation MIERIHTSDVEPDADEVAIAGHVHEIRDLGGLVFLIVRDREGLIQVVFKEEREPELFEAVQDVGAEYVVRVVGEPLESDQAPGGVEIAPTEYEVIDEADSPLPLEISKDIEVDLSTRLDNRALDLRKPETLAVFSLRSKLMTAMEEWFDDEGFVDIKTPLISKGGAEGGAELFPILYYNKDAFLSQSPQLYKQMLMASGYEAVYETGTAFRAEDFATSRHVSEIAMFDVELAYIEDHDDVMDVQEESLRYALREAAENAERELDLLDVDLDVPEDDFPRITFDEALDILETEYGHFPDDPTDLDTKGEKLLGEHFEEQGHPAFFVVGYPDEKFYYMQDVEGDEIASRKFDLIYKGQELSSGGQREHDVGRMVEVMEEEGVETANFEFYIEALSFGTPPHGGYGLGIDRLVQKVADLDNIKEAIMFPRDPNRLEP comes from the coding sequence ATGATCGAGCGAATCCACACGTCGGACGTCGAACCGGACGCGGACGAGGTCGCCATCGCCGGCCACGTCCACGAGATCCGCGATTTGGGGGGCCTCGTGTTCCTCATCGTGCGCGACCGCGAGGGGCTCATTCAGGTCGTCTTCAAGGAGGAGCGCGAGCCGGAGCTGTTCGAGGCCGTCCAGGACGTCGGCGCCGAATACGTGGTCCGCGTGGTCGGCGAGCCGCTGGAGAGCGACCAGGCCCCCGGCGGCGTCGAGATCGCGCCGACCGAGTACGAGGTCATCGACGAGGCCGACTCCCCGCTCCCGCTCGAGATATCGAAGGACATCGAGGTCGACCTCTCGACCCGGCTCGACAACCGTGCGCTCGACCTCCGGAAGCCGGAGACGCTCGCCGTGTTCAGCCTGCGCTCGAAGCTGATGACGGCGATGGAGGAGTGGTTCGACGACGAGGGGTTCGTCGACATCAAGACGCCGCTCATCTCGAAGGGCGGCGCCGAGGGCGGCGCCGAGCTGTTCCCGATCCTCTACTACAACAAGGACGCCTTCCTCTCGCAGAGCCCCCAGCTGTACAAGCAGATGCTGATGGCCTCGGGCTACGAGGCCGTCTACGAGACCGGGACCGCGTTCCGCGCCGAGGACTTCGCGACCTCCCGACACGTCTCCGAGATCGCGATGTTCGACGTCGAGCTCGCGTACATCGAGGACCACGACGACGTGATGGACGTCCAGGAGGAGTCGCTGCGGTACGCGCTCCGCGAGGCCGCCGAGAACGCCGAGCGCGAGCTCGACCTCCTCGACGTCGACCTCGACGTGCCCGAGGACGACTTCCCGCGGATCACCTTCGACGAGGCGCTCGACATCTTAGAGACCGAGTACGGCCACTTCCCGGACGACCCGACCGACCTCGACACGAAGGGGGAGAAGCTGCTCGGCGAGCACTTCGAGGAGCAGGGCCACCCCGCGTTCTTCGTCGTCGGCTACCCCGACGAGAAGTTCTACTACATGCAGGACGTCGAGGGCGACGAGATCGCCTCCCGGAAGTTCGACCTCATTTATAAGGGACAGGAGCTCTCCTCGGGCGGCCAGCGCGAGCACGACGTCGGGCGCATGGTCGAGGTCATGGAGGAGGAGGGCGTCGAGACGGCCAACTTCGAGTTCTACATCGAGGCGCTCAGCTTCGGCACCCCGCCCCACGGCGGCTACGGGCTCGGCATCGACCGCCTCGTGCAGAAGGTCGCCGATCTCGACAACATCAAAGAGGCGATCATGTTCCCGCGCGATCCGAACCGGCTGGAGCCCTGA
- a CDS encoding DUF4382 domain-containing protein has product MTDRAPDPDAVSRRTYLQATGAAALGAAGLAGCVGKATGTLATRVTDQPADIGDFESLVVTIEGIWLGPEGAESGAAGNETDDGNTTDGDDADGNETDDGDDDADEPAGREYFEFDESQEADLVQLQDGETQLIDERELEVGTYQFLQLDVSNVDGTLEGGDEAEIDLPGNAPLTFNEEFEVRENTRTSFTADFAPVRRGNGTYLLRPVPRGIEVTYGASDGDDANESDGDA; this is encoded by the coding sequence GTGACGGACCGCGCGCCCGACCCCGACGCGGTCTCCCGGCGAACCTACCTGCAGGCGACCGGCGCCGCCGCGCTCGGGGCCGCCGGTCTCGCCGGCTGCGTCGGCAAGGCGACCGGGACGCTCGCGACCCGCGTGACCGACCAGCCGGCCGACATCGGCGACTTCGAGTCGCTCGTGGTCACCATCGAGGGGATCTGGCTCGGCCCCGAGGGCGCCGAGAGCGGCGCGGCGGGGAACGAGACGGACGACGGGAACACGACCGACGGCGACGACGCCGACGGTAACGAGACCGACGACGGAGACGACGACGCGGACGAGCCCGCGGGTCGCGAGTACTTCGAGTTCGACGAGTCGCAGGAGGCGGACCTCGTGCAGCTGCAGGACGGCGAGACGCAGCTGATCGACGAGCGCGAGCTCGAGGTCGGCACGTACCAGTTCCTCCAGCTCGACGTCTCGAACGTCGACGGTACCTTGGAGGGCGGCGACGAGGCCGAGATCGACCTCCCCGGGAACGCCCCGCTCACGTTCAACGAGGAGTTCGAGGTCCGTGAGAACACCCGGACCAGCTTCACCGCCGACTTCGCGCCGGTGCGGCGCGGGAACGGCACGTACCTCCTGCGCCCGGTCCCGCGCGGGATCGAGGTCACGTACGGGGCGTCCGACGGGGACGACGCGAACGAGAGCGACGGCGACGCGTAA
- a CDS encoding VTT domain-containing protein encodes MNRRFVLLGYVAAGVAVTVAAAVAWLASPEAVLGRLSLLADNPIRYGVALLALTAVRPLLAWPTTLLAVAVGFGYGWAGVPLGVALLVATAILPYRLARAGRVRARGAFRVADRLCDAGERLATAAGGVRAVAATRLLPIPSDAVSVGAGAVGIRRRPFLLGTAAGELPWVVVGVAVGVSLDRLAAGDLSVVDPTVLVAMAGVGALLLAGPLYRTFVGEGPASTA; translated from the coding sequence GTGAACCGCCGGTTCGTCCTGCTCGGATACGTCGCCGCGGGCGTCGCCGTCACGGTCGCGGCGGCCGTCGCGTGGCTCGCCTCGCCCGAGGCCGTCCTCGGGCGGCTCTCGCTGCTCGCCGATAACCCGATCCGATACGGCGTCGCGCTGCTGGCGCTGACGGCCGTCAGGCCCCTCCTAGCGTGGCCGACGACGCTGCTCGCGGTGGCCGTCGGGTTCGGGTACGGCTGGGCCGGCGTCCCGCTCGGCGTCGCTCTTTTGGTCGCGACGGCGATCCTCCCCTACCGGCTCGCGCGGGCCGGTCGGGTCCGCGCCCGCGGCGCCTTCCGGGTCGCGGACCGCCTCTGCGACGCCGGCGAGCGACTGGCGACGGCGGCCGGCGGCGTCCGGGCCGTGGCTGCCACTCGGCTGCTTCCGATCCCCTCCGACGCGGTCTCGGTCGGGGCGGGGGCCGTGGGAATCCGCCGGCGACCGTTCCTCCTCGGGACCGCGGCGGGCGAGCTCCCGTGGGTAGTCGTCGGCGTCGCGGTCGGCGTCTCGCTCGACCGGCTCGCGGCCGGCGACCTCTCGGTCGTCGACCCGACGGTCCTCGTCGCGATGGCCGGCGTCGGGGCGCTGCTGCTCGCCGGGCCGCTGTATCGGACCTTCGTCGGAGAAGGGCCCGCGTCGACGGCGTGA
- a CDS encoding NAD(+)/NADH kinase has product MEIGIVARKGSERAESLAAELRDAVVAAGESVWLDAETADALGEGDRGRSVDALADADLAVVVGGDGTFLFAARNAGDTPIVGVNLGEVGFLNAVPPADAEEAVLAEVSAFGRGELDVREAPRLAARAGDWTSVPAANEVVIQSDRRGPGAGVDYEVRVDGSRYSGGHADGVLVATPTGSTAYNLSERGPLVGPGVSGLVVNEMAADEGMPPLVVDVDAAVTVAVEGVDEAVVVSDGRNETTLEAPVEVTVERTTPPMRIAGPPSDFFEALGKLS; this is encoded by the coding sequence ATGGAGATCGGCATCGTTGCGCGGAAGGGGAGCGAGCGCGCGGAGAGCCTCGCGGCGGAGCTGCGCGACGCGGTCGTCGCCGCCGGGGAGTCGGTCTGGCTCGACGCGGAAACCGCCGACGCGCTCGGCGAGGGCGACCGCGGGCGGTCGGTCGACGCGCTCGCCGACGCGGACCTCGCCGTGGTGGTCGGCGGGGACGGGACGTTCCTCTTCGCCGCGCGCAACGCCGGCGACACTCCCATCGTCGGCGTCAACCTCGGCGAGGTCGGCTTCCTCAACGCCGTCCCCCCGGCGGACGCCGAGGAGGCCGTGCTCGCCGAGGTCTCGGCGTTCGGTCGCGGCGAGCTGGACGTCCGGGAGGCGCCGCGGCTCGCGGCGCGGGCGGGCGACTGGACGTCGGTGCCGGCGGCGAACGAGGTCGTGATCCAGAGCGACCGCCGCGGCCCCGGCGCGGGCGTCGACTACGAGGTGCGCGTCGACGGGAGCCGCTACTCCGGCGGCCACGCCGACGGCGTGCTCGTCGCGACGCCGACCGGCTCGACCGCCTACAACCTCTCCGAGCGGGGCCCCCTCGTCGGCCCGGGAGTGAGTGGGCTCGTCGTGAACGAGATGGCCGCCGACGAAGGGATGCCCCCGCTCGTCGTCGACGTCGACGCCGCGGTCACGGTGGCGGTCGAGGGCGTCGACGAGGCGGTCGTCGTCAGCGACGGGCGCAACGAGACGACGCTGGAGGCGCCCGTCGAGGTAACCGTCGAGCGGACGACGCCGCCGATGCGGATCGCCGGCCCGCCGTCCGACTTCTTCGAGGCGCTTGGAAAGCTCTCCTGA
- a CDS encoding KaiC domain-containing protein, translated as MSEEDDWFERALRDLDGESDRSADGETDDAEGGDPKTGEADREAETDDGESRQHDGTADGDDSDEGTEGDRFGGGSFGDDDPFGGGSPGGESSTEAPAEEDLGNGFGDDAGGSFGGTDLGEGDSGGPDFGEGDSGGPDFGEGDSGGLDFDGAGSSETGDGGEDPFGGSEGGEDDPFGGSGGGGDPFGGGSFGEDDPFGGYRNSAGGSSDDFGFGEFGGGGGPGDVGDAGGGEPEFDVDPDEFESTIERTDVGIEGLDDMILGGVPRRSLLSVIGGAGTGKTTFALQFLNEALESDRKGIYITLEQTRESILSTATEKGWSFREHADEDRLAVVAIDPIEMANSLASIRNDLVRLIAEFDADRLVLDSVSLLEMMYDHPAKRRSEVFGFTRSLKNAGVTTLLTSEASEENPYASRHGIVEYLTDAVFVLQYIRGSDFRETRLAVEIQKIRDANHSRETKPYEITESGISVYGQANIF; from the coding sequence ATGAGCGAGGAGGACGACTGGTTCGAGCGCGCGCTGCGCGACCTCGACGGGGAGTCCGACCGCTCGGCCGACGGTGAGACGGACGACGCCGAGGGCGGCGATCCGAAGACCGGAGAGGCCGACCGCGAAGCGGAGACGGACGACGGCGAAAGCCGGCAACACGACGGCACGGCCGACGGAGACGACAGCGACGAAGGCACCGAGGGCGATCGCTTCGGCGGCGGTTCGTTCGGCGATGACGACCCGTTCGGCGGTGGTTCGCCCGGCGGTGAGAGTTCCACCGAAGCGCCGGCCGAGGAGGACCTCGGAAACGGGTTCGGCGACGACGCTGGCGGGTCGTTCGGCGGCACTGACCTCGGCGAGGGCGACTCCGGGGGCCCAGACTTCGGCGAGGGCGACTCCGGGGGCCCAGACTTCGGCGAGGGCGACTCCGGCGGTCTCGATTTCGACGGCGCCGGCTCGTCCGAAACGGGCGATGGCGGTGAGGACCCGTTCGGCGGGTCAGAAGGCGGCGAGGACGACCCCTTCGGCGGGTCGGGAGGCGGGGGAGACCCCTTCGGCGGCGGCTCGTTCGGCGAGGACGACCCGTTCGGCGGCTACCGGAACTCCGCGGGGGGATCGTCGGACGACTTCGGCTTCGGCGAGTTCGGTGGGGGCGGCGGACCGGGCGACGTGGGCGACGCGGGCGGCGGCGAGCCGGAGTTCGACGTCGACCCGGACGAGTTCGAGTCGACGATCGAGCGCACCGACGTCGGGATCGAGGGGCTCGACGACATGATCCTCGGCGGGGTCCCGCGTCGCTCCCTGCTCTCCGTCATCGGCGGGGCGGGGACCGGGAAGACGACGTTCGCGCTCCAGTTCCTCAACGAGGCGCTCGAATCCGACCGAAAGGGGATCTACATCACGCTGGAGCAGACGCGCGAATCGATCCTCTCGACCGCGACGGAGAAGGGCTGGTCGTTCCGCGAGCACGCCGACGAGGACCGACTCGCCGTGGTCGCCATCGACCCCATCGAGATGGCGAACTCGCTCGCGTCGATCCGGAACGACCTCGTCCGGCTGATCGCCGAGTTCGACGCCGACCGGCTGGTGCTGGACTCCGTCTCGCTCCTGGAGATGATGTACGACCACCCGGCGAAGCGGCGCTCGGAGGTGTTCGGCTTCACCCGGTCGCTGAAAAACGCCGGCGTGACGACGCTGCTCACCTCCGAGGCCAGCGAGGAGAACCCCTACGCCTCCAGACACGGGATCGTCGAGTACCTCACCGACGCGGTGTTCGTGCTCCAGTACATCCGCGGCTCGGACTTCCGCGAGACGCGGCTCGCGGTCGAGATCCAGAAGATCCGCGACGCGAACCACTCCCGGGAGACGAAGCCGTACGAGATCACCGAAAGCGGGATCTCCGTGTACGGGCAGGCGAACATCTTCTGA
- a CDS encoding glycosyltransferase family 2 protein, which produces MNTERIGLVAVTLALLVGGAATLFAPTVLSGPGSAPAQAQATTTIVLDGGLASLFGVTLWGVTLLFGATALVWFVLTTVVGAGYETPPNEYGLEEMQVRIMTVDAADVVQETVDSLPEGLDDVHVVAESAIDVTGATVHVVPDEFTSRAVRKGRAQEWARQALTCQKEFVLYLDEDSIIESLNGLPDADIVQLREKPRRTGSNLSYLADVYRMGVQYEQRAFARLSIPLFAWGGGIAVRTEVEERTTWDRETLVEDTAFVWAAFQEFDVTFALADAVCRNEAPPSLYEILQQRRRWAAGNVQASTMLPLRYELLTRLRNYAWALSPIVTLLVVPLSLLSVTIAYSGLFFAASMGLALCTLGWFLLGVVYYGDDHRQWALALPLAPVITVIHSMGTVAGILNPPETFRVTSKVGGE; this is translated from the coding sequence ATGAACACGGAACGTATCGGACTGGTCGCGGTTACGCTAGCGCTCCTCGTGGGCGGTGCGGCGACGCTGTTCGCGCCGACGGTACTGTCTGGCCCGGGGAGCGCTCCGGCTCAGGCGCAGGCGACGACCACCATCGTCCTCGACGGCGGCCTCGCGTCGCTGTTCGGCGTCACCCTGTGGGGCGTGACGCTGCTCTTCGGGGCCACCGCGCTCGTGTGGTTCGTTCTCACGACGGTCGTCGGCGCGGGCTACGAGACGCCCCCGAACGAGTACGGGCTCGAGGAGATGCAGGTCCGGATCATGACCGTCGACGCCGCCGACGTGGTTCAGGAGACCGTCGACTCCCTGCCCGAGGGGCTCGACGACGTCCACGTCGTCGCGGAATCGGCCATCGACGTGACGGGGGCGACGGTCCACGTCGTCCCGGACGAGTTCACGAGTCGGGCGGTCCGGAAGGGCCGCGCACAGGAGTGGGCACGGCAGGCCCTGACGTGTCAGAAGGAGTTCGTGCTGTACCTCGACGAGGACAGCATTATCGAGTCGCTCAACGGGCTTCCGGACGCGGATATCGTCCAGCTCCGCGAGAAGCCGCGCCGTACGGGGTCGAATCTGAGCTATCTGGCCGACGTCTACCGGATGGGCGTGCAGTACGAGCAACGCGCGTTCGCGCGCCTCTCGATCCCGCTGTTCGCGTGGGGCGGCGGTATCGCGGTTCGGACGGAGGTCGAAGAGAGGACGACGTGGGACCGCGAGACGCTCGTCGAGGACACCGCCTTCGTCTGGGCGGCCTTCCAGGAGTTCGACGTGACGTTCGCGCTGGCGGACGCCGTCTGCCGGAACGAGGCGCCGCCCTCGCTGTACGAGATCCTGCAGCAGCGCCGCCGCTGGGCGGCCGGCAACGTGCAGGCGTCGACGATGCTCCCGCTGCGGTACGAGCTGCTGACCCGTCTGCGGAACTACGCCTGGGCGCTCTCGCCGATCGTCACGCTGCTCGTCGTGCCGCTGTCGCTCCTGAGCGTGACGATCGCGTACAGCGGGCTGTTCTTCGCGGCGTCCATGGGGCTGGCGCTGTGTACCCTCGGTTGGTTCCTCCTGGGCGTCGTCTACTACGGCGATGACCACCGTCAGTGGGCGCTCGCGCTCCCGCTGGCACCGGTGATCACCGTCATCCACTCCATGGGGACGGTCGCGGGGATCCTCAACCCGCCGGAGACGTTCCGCGTGACGTCGAAGGTGGGGGGCGAGTGA
- a CDS encoding M28 family metallopeptidase, producing MHSQPTGTDVAADPEAVERVRERRAALAPALGRAWTDDEPWRLLTDLTAIGSRMAGSDGERRAAAVVAEAFERAGVADVDTDAFGLDAWERGSAELRVRVPDRAGGETAREFESIALPYSPAGAVAGELVDVGYGTPAEVDERDVEDRIVVASTTTPSGGRFVHRMEKFGYAIDAGAVGFIFVNHLDGQLPPTGSLTFGGEADAVAVGVSKETGAWLREYAVGGGVAGSGGVAGSGRDAAEARGATDATAEAELAVEATTAPGESRNVVGRVGPDTDERLLLIAHYDGHDVAEGALDNGCGIATVATAAGILTEAELPIGVDVVAVGAEEVGLLGAEHLAETVDLDRVRGVINVDGAGRHRNLVALAHASDAAASIAKSVSAATRHPIAVDAEPHPFSDQWPFVRRGVPALQLHSDSGDRGRGWGHTHADTRDKVDDRNIREHAMLTALLVREFAAGERDVPRLGRDRLVGEFRDADFETGMRAADLWPENWE from the coding sequence ATGCACTCACAGCCGACCGGAACCGACGTGGCCGCCGATCCCGAGGCCGTCGAGCGCGTCCGCGAGCGACGCGCCGCGCTCGCCCCGGCGCTCGGACGGGCGTGGACCGACGACGAGCCGTGGCGCCTCCTCACCGATCTCACCGCGATCGGGAGCCGCATGGCCGGGAGCGACGGAGAGCGCCGCGCGGCGGCGGTCGTCGCGGAGGCGTTCGAGCGCGCGGGCGTCGCCGACGTCGACACCGACGCCTTCGGACTCGACGCGTGGGAGCGCGGGAGCGCGGAGCTCCGGGTCCGAGTCCCGGACCGGGCCGGCGGGGAGACCGCCCGCGAGTTCGAGTCGATCGCGCTCCCGTACTCGCCGGCGGGCGCGGTCGCGGGCGAGCTCGTCGACGTCGGGTACGGCACCCCCGCCGAGGTCGACGAGCGCGACGTCGAGGATCGGATCGTCGTCGCCTCGACGACGACGCCGTCGGGCGGGCGGTTCGTCCACCGCATGGAGAAGTTCGGGTATGCGATCGACGCGGGCGCGGTCGGGTTTATTTTCGTCAACCACCTCGACGGCCAGCTCCCGCCGACCGGCTCGCTGACGTTCGGCGGGGAGGCCGACGCGGTCGCCGTCGGCGTCTCGAAGGAGACCGGCGCGTGGCTCCGCGAGTACGCGGTCGGCGGGGGCGTTGCGGGGAGCGGGGGCGTCGCGGGGAGCGGGCGCGACGCGGCCGAGGCGCGCGGCGCGACCGACGCGACCGCCGAGGCCGAGCTCGCGGTCGAAGCGACGACCGCCCCCGGCGAGAGCCGGAACGTCGTCGGGCGCGTCGGGCCGGACACTGACGAGCGGCTCCTGCTGATCGCCCACTACGACGGCCACGACGTCGCGGAGGGGGCGCTCGACAACGGCTGCGGGATCGCCACCGTCGCGACCGCGGCGGGGATCCTGACGGAGGCGGAGCTCCCGATCGGCGTCGATGTCGTCGCTGTCGGGGCCGAGGAGGTCGGTCTGCTCGGCGCGGAGCACCTGGCCGAGACGGTCGACCTCGACCGGGTTCGAGGCGTGATCAACGTCGACGGCGCGGGGCGCCACCGGAACCTCGTCGCGCTCGCGCACGCCTCCGACGCCGCCGCCTCGATCGCGAAGTCGGTGTCGGCGGCGACCCGCCACCCGATCGCGGTGGACGCCGAGCCCCACCCGTTCTCCGACCAGTGGCCGTTCGTCCGGCGCGGGGTGCCGGCGCTCCAGCTCCACAGCGACTCCGGCGATCGCGGCCGGGGCTGGGGGCACACGCACGCCGACACCCGGGACAAGGTCGACGACCGCAACATCCGGGAGCACGCGATGCTGACGGCGCTGCTCGTCCGCGAGTTCGCGGCCGGCGAGCGCGACGTGCCCCGGCTCGGCCGGGACCGTCTCGTCGGCGAGTTCCGCGACGCCGACTTCGAGACGGGGATGCGCGCGGCCGACCTCTGGCCCGAGAACTGGGAGTAG
- a CDS encoding NAD+ synthase: protein MDERGSPAFDGDSLTEREAVGVAAGARDGAEATDGSVADGAADAAIVDEILTEGPTGDDGPVDRGLAPGDPVVERERVRTFIESSIGAADADGVVVNMSGGLDSTVTAALAVEALGADRVYGLILPCNKVGAHHARDAEALADALGIEHDTVHLHSLFAQFGAVAPDRFDLHDEPILSGNAVARLRMTLAYLAANATNRLVCGTSNRSELLLGYFTKHGDGGADVHPIGHLYKTEVRALASELDVPEFVVEKPPTAGFLPGQRDADDLGAPYDVIDRVLRLGVDRGLDAATIAERLSGEDADTEIDEETVDDLLARHRATDHKRSTPAVPTGRGR from the coding sequence ATGGATGAGCGCGGGTCCCCGGCGTTCGACGGCGACTCGCTGACCGAACGCGAAGCGGTCGGGGTCGCCGCGGGCGCCCGCGACGGAGCCGAAGCGACCGACGGCTCGGTCGCCGACGGCGCGGCCGACGCCGCGATCGTCGACGAGATCCTCACCGAGGGGCCGACCGGCGACGACGGCCCCGTCGATCGGGGGCTCGCCCCGGGCGACCCCGTCGTCGAGCGCGAGCGCGTCCGGACGTTCATCGAGTCCTCGATCGGGGCCGCAGACGCCGACGGGGTCGTGGTCAACATGAGCGGCGGCCTCGACTCCACGGTGACGGCGGCGCTCGCCGTCGAGGCTCTCGGCGCCGACCGCGTGTACGGGCTGATACTCCCGTGTAACAAGGTCGGAGCGCACCACGCGCGCGACGCGGAAGCGCTCGCGGACGCGCTCGGGATCGAGCACGACACGGTGCACCTCCACTCGCTGTTCGCGCAGTTCGGCGCGGTCGCCCCGGACCGCTTCGACCTCCACGACGAGCCGATCCTGTCCGGCAACGCAGTCGCGCGGCTCCGGATGACGCTCGCGTACCTCGCCGCCAACGCGACGAACCGCCTCGTCTGCGGGACGTCGAACCGGAGCGAGCTGCTGCTCGGCTACTTCACGAAACACGGCGACGGCGGCGCGGACGTGCATCCGATCGGGCACCTGTACAAGACCGAGGTCCGCGCGCTCGCGTCCGAGCTCGACGTGCCGGAGTTCGTCGTCGAGAAGCCGCCGACCGCGGGGTTCCTCCCGGGACAGCGCGACGCCGACGACCTCGGCGCCCCGTACGACGTGATCGACCGCGTGCTCCGGCTCGGCGTCGACCGCGGGCTCGACGCCGCGACGATCGCGGAGCGCCTGTCGGGGGAGGACGCCGACACCGAGATCGACGAGGAGACCGTCGACGATCTGCTCGCGCGACACCGCGCCACGGACCACAAGCGCTCGACGCCGGCCGTCCCGACCGGCCGCGGGCGATAG
- a CDS encoding Rrf2 family transcriptional regulator translates to MSAIQLTSSQKRVLTALVNLAENADRPVSGREIAESINRNPGTVRNRMQSLRDLRLVEGVPGPDGGYVPTDGAYDTLGVERMDDAESTPVAVEGDPVEGVNVEEIDLSSVANPELCRAELVIRGPVSPFEAGDHVTVGPTPAAGLRLSGVVDATNVDGNTLLLRIQGMETPADAAT, encoded by the coding sequence ATGTCAGCGATACAGCTCACGTCGAGCCAGAAGCGCGTGCTCACCGCGCTCGTGAACCTCGCGGAGAACGCCGACCGGCCGGTGTCCGGGCGGGAGATCGCCGAGTCGATAAACCGGAACCCCGGCACGGTTCGGAACCGGATGCAGAGCCTCCGGGACCTCCGGTTAGTCGAGGGCGTTCCCGGTCCCGACGGCGGCTACGTGCCCACCGACGGCGCCTACGACACCCTCGGCGTCGAGCGGATGGACGACGCGGAGTCCACGCCGGTCGCGGTCGAGGGCGACCCGGTAGAGGGGGTCAACGTCGAGGAGATCGACCTCTCGAGCGTCGCGAACCCCGAGCTCTGCCGCGCCGAGCTCGTGATCCGCGGTCCGGTCAGCCCGTTCGAAGCGGGCGATCACGTCACCGTGGGTCCGACCCCGGCGGCCGGCCTGCGACTCTCGGGCGTCGTCGACGCCACGAACGTCGACGGCAACACCCTCCTGTTGCGCATCCAGGGCATGGAGACCCCCGCGGACGCCGCCACGTGA